The nucleotide sequence GAGAATCAATTCCACTAACTATTAGAACGTGAAGTGTTGCTAAATAACGTTCAGAACATTCAAAGGAATTACGGTTGGATCCCAAAACCTTACATTGTTGCATCTGCAATATGCGGATGACGCACTATTTTTTGGTGATTGGTCGTATGAAAAATGTTTTCAAACTTAATCAACATTTACAATGGTTTGGGGAGGCATGAGGTCTATATATTAACTTTTCCAAAAGCAAATTATGTGGTTTAAATGTCTCTTAACAAGAAGTAGCTTCAATTGCAGCTAGATTCAATTGTATTCATGGTTCTATACCTTTTGTTTACCTTGGCTTGCCGGTGAAAAGAAAGATGTCCTCTTTGTCGGCTTTGGAAGAGGTCATCAACAGGTTTCTCTCTAAACTAAATCCATGGAAAGCGAAATTGCTATCTATAGGTGGTAGACTAACACTAGTTAAATCAGTGTTAGGGAGCCTACCTCTTTATTTCATGTCCCCTTTTAGAGCTCCGAGTGGCATTATGTATATAGTATAAaccagtggcggatccaggaaaatttttcaccgggggcgaattttttttcaaaacgtagggattttttttttggcaaaatatagagttttttgagtaaaatttgaaggtttttgggcaaaatacaaaGGTTTTGGGGCAAATTATAGAGGTTTTGGGCAAAATATaaagggtttggggcaaaaaattTTTTCCACCGGGGgaaaaatcgaaaaaccgaaaaaatttgcactaaaatttcgaaattcaCCGGGGGCGGACGCCCCCCCTCCTAATGCACTAGATCCGCCTCTGGTATAAACTAGTATAGGAGTCCTCGCTTCGCATCGAGGCTCTGTTTCAAATATAATTTGTTAcgtttagttcgtaaaattatttcatgTTTAACGGTTATGTCGGTTAAACCTAACTCGAGTCCCACAAAAAATCAAAGGCCTTTGAAAATTTAGGTGGAATTAGTGGGGGTGTTTTATGGAACATTAAAAAGTTACCTTTTGACCCCTTGAAGTTTAATTTTATACCCTATAAATTTTATGTTTCCCCGTTAAAAGTTTACATTTGGTCCTTGAACTTTGCAGTGATTGTCAAATTATTAGTGATGGGCATAGTGGGAACAACAAGTAAAGCACGTTGTACGAACCGTTTAAGCATGAAACGGGTACTATTCACTTGACTTTGTGTGTTTTACATTTGGTCCTTGAACTTTGCAGTGATTGTCGAATTATTAGTGATGGGCATAGTGGGAACAACCAGTAAAGCACGTTGTACGAACCGTTTAAGCATGAAACGGGAACTATTCACTTGACTTTGTCGAACCGTTTAAGCATGAAACGGGTACTATACACTTGACTTTGTGTGTTTTACATTTGGTCCTTGAACTTTGCAGTGATTGTCGAATTGTTAGTGATGGGCATAGTGGGAACAACCAGTAAAGCACGTTGTACGAACCGTTTAAGCATGAGTTGTCGAATTGTTAGTGATGGGCATAGTGGGAACAACCAGTAAAGCACGTTGTGCGAACCGTTTAAGCATGAAACGGGAAGTGTTCACTTGACTTTGTGTTTTAGTATAtggagtaaataaataaataaataaataaataaataaatatgatgatgatgatgacgacgacgaCGACATAGTCAAATGTGGTAGCTTGGTGGATAAACATGGGGTGCAAAAAACTTGAGCCTATTATGTATTGGTATAAGTGATACTTGTAAACCTAAACTGACTTGTTTCTACCCATACTTTTTTTTTACCTATTTCTAACACAACTTATTTTAACCGTTACCCAGtccacccattttgccacctttGGTGTGTATCAAAATAAATAGAAAAGACCATTATACCAGCAAGAGCATAATGAGAGGTCTATAATTTTTTAATTTACCACAGACCAAGAAATAATGCAGGCGTGGTTTTTTGGCATTTTGGCTAATGCCAAAATCTGTGAACTCAGAAGCTGGTTTTATATTATAGAAATCACCCAAATCAACCCGCCCATTCTGGTATCCAGATAGACCCACCCATCTCTACATCAAGCTATTAGGTTTTAGAGAGAATACCATTCATGGTTTCATAAGGTTTTTATTAACACTTATTAAATGTACACATGAATCTTTCTTCTACAAATGTATCTAAATCAACTAATATGAAAAACCACTGGCACCTGGATGGGCAGCATTTTgacttttttcaatcctttattcTGTTttggataaaaaaaaatataacatacACAACAAGAAAGAAACATGAAGAAATCCACTACTATATAATGAAAACTGTTACTATACACACGAAACAATTTACTATTATTTTTTCCATATCTGTAAAACTCTGAAGAGCAATAACAATCCAAACAATGTTGCAACTCTTACCAATAATAACTTTATTCTCCAGTTCATGAATCAAGCAAAAGTAGTGTTTCAATGTAAGAGTTCGCTAAGGAATTAGTATAATCACATGCAATCCCAATATCACTGATTTCTCCTGACTTGGGTTCATAAACAACTAGCCCTTCGGTTTCAATAATAGGTTCACCGGTTTTCCTAAAGTCATGTACTATATGTATTCGTAATGATTCAATTGGTGACTTAATAACGAATAACTTTGTAAACGAGTTTGGAACCCCATGCTCCATCCTCCATACAGAAATTTCTTTACCATATCCACCTTTGGGTTGAAGCACAACAAGAGATGTCCCTAACTTAGATAAACTCAAGTAGCCGGTACAACCGTATGCTCCATCCACATATTCTTCTTTTAAACCGTCACAGAGATCTAATTCTGTAAATTCTTCAGTTGTCATATCAAATGAGAGTATTAAGTTCGTCTTTCGTTTGGTTTCACCAGTAACAGTCCTGTCAAAGGCATACCAATAAATACACTTATCCACACATACATGATTCCGTTCCAATTCAATGGATTTACGGGGCACATTCATACATAAACTCTTCCTCCAAGACCCCGAACTTAAACTGAAAATCTCAACTTGTGGGGTGTGATTATGAATATCTATACAACCAAAATGCAAAATTGAATTAAAACTAATTTTGACAAGTTTAGGGACACTAGTACGAGGACAGACCCCAAAACCAAAAACGCTCTGGAACTTCATATATTTTTCGACACGAGGGACAACGACATGAACTGATTTTTGAATTGTAGGATTCCATAGAACAAATGTCCGCTCTTCATCAAATAAATACCAGTAAGTaggtgttggagtatgatacaaattcaaagcgagcggaagcatttttaaaactttacaaaatcatactcttccacggatcattgtacaaaactttagtaaacaaaacaaattaacgaaactgaacaagagaagattagaatacaacctttgtagcccttttgaagatcgaatttgaaaacccaaagaagagttcctctaaacggtagacacccaaagttccaaccttgcttcgatctataccttctacttaaccgatcttttcttttccttatttccaccaaaacccgaacccaattatagatctcaagtattttgattacttgaaaatgagaaagagaaatagcattttgtatgtgtgtttttgtatctcaagttacaTATCTATTTTCAATAcaaagacttggtattatatagaataaaattgatacatataatacaaatataaagatttgcaaagattttaaaagatttgcaaaatcaaatctttatataaaataagatttaaaaatcaaatcaaatcttatttatatcaaatcaaatcttatatatttagatttgtaagtatatgtatacacataaaaaaaacttacttaatttattaaaccattaactaatgattaataaattaattttcgattagaaggtatatcaaacaatttacgattggcctttgtgtgtgaccgaataggataaatggacttttattatttaatgtcattggcatatcttcggaatatatgtaacACGGTCAAACTacgatcgaaccgtagccaacccgagaacatatttctaacagtAGGGTCACTTAAATCAACGCACAAGCAGAGCACACCTTGAGAGCTACCCAAGATAGTTGGATCGTAACCGAGTAGTCGTCTAATATTCGATGGAACAATCAAGGGAAACTTGTGTCCGGGAAAACTATCATCATCCACAATCGAAACATATTTTTCTACTTCTGGTTCAAAATCACCGGTGGTTGGATTTATGGATGAACTATGTTTTGGCTCAACGTACCTTACAAGAAAACGATGGTGCAGGCGATCGTTGTTCAAGTGATAATTAGCGATGAACTCCGAGCTGTGACTTCCACGATTTTGAAACTGATCTGAATTGAACCAATGGTTTGATTGGAAGCTTTTTGATGATTTCAATTTGAATTTCGAAAGGTAGGTGGTAGTCAGACATTATTATGATTTTTTGTTCGATGCGGTGGTGTTTGATTGTGGGGAAAGTTAGGGTTTCAATtaaggattttatttatttatttatacggtGAAATTAGATATTACGACCGACTACCAAGTACTTAAAGGACTGATCCTGAAAAACTGGGCCCATATAGGTTGTATGTGTTATTTTTAGACGTATGATCCGTGAAGAATTGGGCCCATATAGTTAATTAGTTTACTATATGCATCACTGATCCTGAAGAATTGGGCCCATATAGGTTTTATGTGTTAATTTTATTTTAGACGTACGTATGATCCATGAACATATGGAGTAACATTCTTTTTTTTCTATattaaaataacaaaaaatatataatTGGGCAGCCTTATCAATAGATAAAAGAAACAAACAACTACACAAACAACACCGTCAGACTTGAGAACAGTATAACAACCCGAGATAACGCTAACTACAACCAGTGGCGATTTTAGGATCAAAATTCAATGGGGTCCCAAAAATTTATTTGATAACTTTCTTCCACAAAATATTGAATGTGTAGGGTCAAGTCGGGTCAAGTCGAGTCGGTCAGGTCGCGCCTAAAACACAAACATAAATTGAATAATACGCGCAAAATATAAGGTTGTTCATATGCACTAGCAATTAATGGCACACACAGTAGCAATTTTACAGGTAGCAATGCTCTATACAGTAGcaattttaaaatattattttagccAATGACCTATACAGTAGCAATTTTAAATTGCAATTTTATAACCTATTATCAATATGAATCACATAACATTAACATTAGCTGTAAAATTGCAGTTTCACCTTac is from Rutidosis leptorrhynchoides isolate AG116_Rl617_1_P2 chromosome 10, CSIRO_AGI_Rlap_v1, whole genome shotgun sequence and encodes:
- the LOC139870102 gene encoding uncharacterized protein, giving the protein MKFQSVFGFGVCPRTSVPKLVKISFNSILHFGCIDIHNHTPQVEIFSLSSGSWRKSLCMNVPRKSIELERNHVCVDKCIYWYAFDRTVTGETKRKTNLILSFDMTTEEFTELDLCDGLKEEYVDGAYGCTGYLSLSKLGTSLVVLQPKGGYGKEISVWRMEHGVPNSFTKLFVIKSPIESLRIHIVHDFRKTGEPIIETEGLVVYEPKSGEISDIGIACDYTNSLANSYIETLLLLDS